From Nitrospirota bacterium, one genomic window encodes:
- a CDS encoding arsenosugar biosynthesis-associated peroxidase-like protein, with product MDTYYHPHDLGKFSDMGKGNKDLWDKFMAYYSAVFAEGALTEREKALIALAVAHAVQCPYCIDAYTQASLEKGSNIEEMTEAVHVACAIRGGASLAHGVQMRNVADKLSM from the coding sequence ATGGACACCTACTATCATCCCCATGATCTGGGGAAGTTTTCCGATATGGGCAAGGGGAACAAGGATCTCTGGGACAAGTTCATGGCCTACTACAGCGCCGTCTTCGCTGAAGGGGCTTTGACCGAGCGAGAGAAGGCCCTCATCGCCCTTGCGGTCGCCCACGCGGTTCAATGCCCCTACTGTATCGATGCCTATACGCAGGCTTCCCTGGAGAAGGGGTCGAACATCGAGGAAATGACAGAAGCCGTCCATGTCGCCTGTGCCATCAGAGGCGGCGCATCGCTCGCGCATGGCGTTCAGATGCGCAATGTCGCCGATAAGCTCTCGATGTGA
- a CDS encoding inositol monophosphatase family protein yields the protein MTPAQSDNIPLDRILSVATDAARQAGAVLIKSARTGFRIEHKQVINLVTDADHEAEQRIIDVIHETFPTHPILAEERGLTGQAQSRYKWIIDPLDGTTNFAHGFPAYCVSIGVECDEREVIGVVYDPTRDELFTAQLGHGAQLNGTPISVSSTDHLDQALLVTGFAYDIRETPNNNLDHFARFALKVQGLRRTGTAALDLCYVAAGRFDGFWEVKLNPWDMAAGVVILREAGGMATDFNGTPLSIYEQELVASNGVIHQSMLDVLREDLTHS from the coding sequence ATGACTCCAGCACAGAGTGACAATATTCCCCTCGACAGAATCCTTTCCGTCGCGACAGATGCAGCCCGCCAGGCCGGAGCCGTTCTCATAAAGTCCGCGCGTACTGGATTTCGCATTGAGCATAAACAGGTCATTAATCTGGTCACCGATGCCGACCACGAGGCGGAACAACGGATCATTGACGTTATCCACGAGACCTTCCCAACCCACCCCATTCTCGCCGAGGAACGAGGGCTGACCGGACAGGCCCAATCCCGCTATAAATGGATAATCGATCCTCTTGATGGTACGACCAACTTCGCCCACGGATTCCCCGCTTACTGTGTGTCCATCGGAGTGGAATGTGACGAACGTGAAGTAATTGGGGTGGTCTATGACCCGACTCGAGATGAACTCTTCACCGCGCAGCTCGGCCACGGAGCCCAACTCAACGGGACACCCATTTCCGTATCCTCCACGGATCATCTCGATCAGGCGCTTCTTGTCACGGGGTTTGCGTATGACATTCGCGAGACCCCGAATAATAACTTGGACCACTTCGCACGATTTGCCTTGAAGGTGCAGGGGCTGCGGCGCACGGGAACGGCGGCTTTAGACCTCTGTTATGTTGCGGCCGGCCGATTCGATGGATTTTGGGAAGTGAAACTAAACCCTTGGGATATGGCGGCGGGAGTCGTCATCCTCCGAGAAGCCGGGGGAATGGCGACAGACTTCAACGGTACCCCCCTTTCAATCTATGAGCAAGAACTGGTTGCAAGTAACGGGGTAATCCATCAGTCCATGCTCGACGTACTCCGTGAGGATCTAACCCACTCATAG
- a CDS encoding winged helix-turn-helix domain-containing protein, with product MEELTDILVGLEQRISAYKNRLQELEKKRRRLDDEIATIKKYLELAETLFRVEADKAKLASLSSQFYSDEKGGRQRPNTDVTDQSREILMGRSKYSGKSVSEAAYEMLREANRSMHAKELVQRLVEGGLQIKGKTPLTSVATSLKRDKRFRKVGPNTFEALEEALIHAV from the coding sequence GTGGAAGAACTCACCGATATTTTGGTCGGTCTTGAGCAGCGGATTAGCGCGTACAAGAACCGGCTGCAAGAACTTGAAAAGAAACGTCGTCGCTTGGACGACGAAATCGCCACGATCAAAAAATATTTGGAATTGGCAGAAACGCTCTTTCGCGTTGAAGCCGACAAAGCCAAGCTCGCCAGTCTTTCCAGCCAATTCTACTCCGATGAAAAAGGCGGCCGACAACGACCCAATACTGATGTCACGGACCAGTCGAGGGAAATCCTCATGGGCCGGAGTAAGTACTCCGGGAAGAGTGTTTCTGAAGCCGCGTACGAAATGCTCCGCGAGGCGAACCGGTCGATGCATGCAAAAGAACTTGTGCAACGATTGGTCGAAGGGGGTCTCCAGATTAAGGGGAAGACCCCGTTAACATCTGTCGCGACGTCTTTGAAGCGAGATAAGCGGTTCAGGAAAGTGGGGCCGAATACGTTTGAGGCATTGGAAGAAGCCCTGATCCACGCAGTGTAG